From Solanum lycopersicum chromosome 8, SLM_r2.1, the proteins below share one genomic window:
- the LOC138337808 gene encoding uncharacterized protein, with translation MSVHYHPGKDNVLANTLSRLSIGSVSYIDDEKKELVKEVHQLARLGVRLEGTPSGGVSVHSSSKSSFVIDVKAKQHLDPVLMELTDSILSKLNESFSVEGDGIPFIQVPPRCIRISRRSIGGKSIEIPIWKWEAINMDFVVSLPRTRKLHDSIWAIVDRMTKSAHFIHVKSTYRVKDYGKLSFQKTLGTQVKLSTAFHPQKDGQPEPTIPVLGWHLLKHCMVGDVSPPVGWFEAGESSILGRKIIHEVMEKVRMIRDRLHTAYSRQKSNADNRKRALECERVGNVSYELKFPKDLASVNPVFHVTMLTKCLGDPASILPVEGLRFNENLSYEEVPIEILDRQVKQLRNKEVATVKVL, from the exons atgagtgtccactATCACCCAGGTAAGGACAATGTACTGGCCAATACTTTGAGCCGATTGAGCATTGGCAGTGTgtcttatattgatgatgaaaagAAGGAGCTGGTTAAAGAGGTACACCAATTGGCTAGGTTAGGTGTACGGCTAGAAGGTACACCaagtgggggtgtttcagttcattccAGTTCTAAATCCTCATTTGTTATAGATGTTAAAGCTAAGCAGCATCTCGACCCAGTACTCATGGAGTTGACAGACTCAATATTGAGTAAgctgaatgaatcattctccgtAGAGGGGGATG gtattccattcatccaggttccaccaagatgtattaGGATCTCaaggagatctattggtgggaag TCGATTGAGATCCCAATATGGAAGTGGGAGgctattaatatggactttgtggttagTCTGCCCAGGACCAGGAAATtgcatgattccatttgggCCATTGTTGACAGAatgactaagtctgctcacttcattcatgtgaagtctacttacagggTCAAAGATTATGGCAAGTT ATCTTTTCAAAAGACCTTAGGTACACAGGTCAAGCTTagtactgcttttcatcctcagaagGATGGACAACCAGAGC ctaccattccagtaCTGGGATGGCACCTTTTGAAgcactgtatggtaggagatgtaagTCCCccagttgggtggtttgaggcaGGAGAGTCTTCCATCCTTGGCCGTAAGATCATACATGAGGTTATGGAAAAGGTGAGAATGATCAGGGATAGATTGCATACTGCTTACAGTCGTCAAAAATCCAATGCTGATAATAGGAAGAGGGCTCTTGAATGCGAG CGAGTAGGGAATGTTTCCTATGAACTGAAGTTTCCAAAGGACTTGGCTTCTGTTAATCCAGTGTTTCATGTTACGATGCTTACGAAGTGtctaggtgatccagcatccATCCTACCTGTTGAGGGGTTACGATTcaatgagaacctttcttatgaagaggtcccaattgaaattttagatcgccaagtgaagcagctgaggaacaaggaggttgccaccgtaaaggtgttatag